One part of the Oceanihabitans sp. IOP_32 genome encodes these proteins:
- a CDS encoding diacylglycerol kinase, translated as MPKKESLLLNRIKSVSYAFKGAMLLLKTESSIKVQFFLGVLVTIAGFYYRISMTEWMVQCLAIGLVMSVEGLNTAIEKIADFVHPEYHEKIGLIKDIAAGAVFIAGIFAVIIGILIYTPKIF; from the coding sequence ATGCCTAAAAAAGAGTCGCTTTTATTAAATCGTATAAAAAGTGTGAGCTACGCCTTCAAGGGGGCAATGCTGCTTCTAAAAACAGAGTCTAGTATAAAAGTTCAATTTTTTTTGGGAGTACTTGTAACGATTGCAGGATTTTATTACCGTATTTCTATGACCGAATGGATGGTTCAGTGTTTGGCTATTGGTCTAGTAATGAGTGTTGAAGGCCTTAATACCGCTATTGAGAAAATCGCCGATTTTGTCCACCCAGAATATCATGAAAAAATTGGCTTAATAAAAGATATTGCTGCGGGTGCCGTTTTTATTGCTGGAATCTTCGCCGTAATAATAGGGATTCTAATTTACACGCCTAAGATTTTTTAA
- the tpx gene encoding thiol peroxidase, translating to MATITLKGNTIHTSGNLPEVGAKAPDFSLIATDLSAKTLNDFKGEKVVLNIFPSIDTDTCAQSVRQFNKEASALKNTKVLCISRDLPFAHARFCGAEGLENVIGLSDFKAGNFGETYGLNITDGPLEGLHSRCVVVLDENQTVKYIEQVGEIVDEPDYKAALEAVINA from the coding sequence ATGGCAACAATTACATTAAAAGGAAACACGATACATACTTCTGGAAACTTACCAGAGGTAGGCGCAAAAGCTCCAGATTTTTCATTAATAGCAACCGATTTATCTGCTAAAACACTAAACGATTTTAAAGGCGAAAAAGTAGTTTTAAATATCTTTCCGAGTATTGATACCGATACCTGTGCGCAATCGGTAAGACAGTTTAATAAAGAAGCCAGTGCATTAAAAAACACTAAAGTACTTTGTATTTCGCGCGATTTACCGTTTGCACATGCTCGTTTTTGTGGTGCTGAGGGTTTAGAAAACGTTATAGGTTTATCAGATTTTAAAGCTGGAAATTTTGGTGAAACTTATGGCTTAAATATAACCGACGGCCCCTTGGAAGGTCTGCATTCTCGTTGCGTCGTTGTACTGGATGAGAATCAAACTGTAAAGTACATCGAGCAGGTAGGCGAAATTGTAGACGAACCAGATTATAAAGCAGCCTTAGAAGCCGTTATAAATGCCTAA
- a CDS encoding DUF6952 family protein yields MKLPVIKHLTKFIEENDEDFVIETIETLEALTEVPSLKDEELDVIGELISNMYGAIEVHKMVKEGTPQKEALNNFMTRVLGSIDS; encoded by the coding sequence ATGAAGTTACCCGTAATTAAACACTTAACAAAATTCATTGAAGAAAACGATGAAGATTTTGTAATAGAGACTATTGAAACCCTAGAAGCTTTAACGGAAGTTCCTTCTTTAAAAGATGAAGAATTAGATGTTATTGGTGAGCTTATATCCAATATGTATGGCGCTATTGAAGTCCATAAAATGGTAAAGGAAGGCACGCCTCAAAAAGAAGCTTTAAATAATTTTATGACACGTGTTTTAGGATCTATTGATAGTTAA
- a CDS encoding thioredoxin family protein, whose product MIQELDQDNLKEVVSNNNTVIVQYSATWCGNCRIMKPKFKKLASEHEGASFVIVDSEKFPESRKLATVDNLPTFAVFKGGEFVNQVQTNKFEVLKELVAEVV is encoded by the coding sequence ATGATACAAGAATTAGATCAGGATAATTTAAAAGAAGTTGTTTCAAATAACAATACCGTAATTGTGCAATATTCTGCAACTTGGTGTGGAAATTGTCGTATAATGAAACCAAAGTTTAAAAAATTAGCTTCAGAGCATGAGGGCGCTTCTTTTGTGATTGTAGATTCAGAAAAATTTCCAGAATCTAGAAAATTAGCAACTGTAGATAATTTACCGACGTTTGCTGTTTTTAAAGGGGGTGAATTCGTAAATCAAGTTCAGACTAATAAATTTGAAGTTTTAAAAGAGCTTGTTGCCGAAGTTGTCTAG
- a CDS encoding peroxiredoxin — MSFVGKKFPDLNVDAMNEMGDTFKINVLEEAVNKNKKVVLFWYPKDFTFVCPTELHAFQAAIAEFEKRNTILIGASCDTPEVHFAWLSTPKENGGIEGVTYPILADSNRNLSSVLGILDISNETYNEETGTVQVEGDNVTYRATYIIDEEGIVQHESINNMPIGRNVGEYIRLVDALTHVQEKGEVCPANWEEGKEAMTASVKATAEYLAMN, encoded by the coding sequence ATGTCATTTGTAGGTAAAAAATTTCCAGATTTAAATGTCGACGCCATGAACGAAATGGGCGACACTTTTAAAATCAATGTTTTAGAAGAAGCGGTGAACAAAAACAAAAAAGTGGTATTGTTTTGGTATCCAAAAGATTTCACATTTGTGTGCCCAACAGAATTACATGCTTTTCAAGCCGCTATAGCAGAATTCGAAAAACGTAACACGATACTTATTGGTGCTTCTTGTGATACGCCAGAGGTGCATTTCGCTTGGTTGAGTACACCAAAAGAAAATGGTGGTATAGAAGGGGTTACTTACCCGATTCTAGCCGATAGCAATAGAAACCTGTCTAGTGTTTTGGGTATTTTAGATATATCTAACGAGACTTACAATGAAGAAACTGGAACAGTTCAAGTTGAAGGGGATAATGTGACCTATCGCGCTACTTATATTATTGACGAAGAGGGAATTGTACAACACGAAAGTATTAACAATATGCCAATTGGGCGAAATGTAGGAGAATACATTCGTTTAGTAGACGCTTTAACTCATGTTCAAGAAAAAGGCGAAGTTTGTCCTGCAAACTGGGAAGAAGGAAAAGAGGCCATGACTGCTAGCGTAAAAGCAACCGCCGAATATTTGGCCATGAACTAA
- a CDS encoding aminotransferase class I/II-fold pyridoxal phosphate-dependent enzyme — MAFKPANHIQDLQYFGEFGGVNPSISDSSTYTFLSAKSMLDTFEGNTEGCYLYSRHSTPSNLYLEKALAVMENTETANVSASGMGAITQVLLQCCAAGDHIVSSRTIYGGTYAFLKNFAPRFRVETSFVDITKLEAVEAAITKNTKILYCESVSNPLLEVADITALSKLAKKHHLKLVVDNTFSPLSISPAVLGADVVIHSLTKFINGSSDAVGGVVCGTQEFIDDLRNINHGAAMLLGSTLDSFRAASILKNLRTLHIRMQQHSFNAAFLAEKFEADGLKTVYPGLQSHPSHQLFKSLMNTKYGFGGMLTIDVGTQEKANALMELMQKRNIGYLAVSLGFYKTLFSASGSSTSSEIPDDEQEEMGLSPGLIRFSIGLDADIERTYKMMKTCMLELSIIQA; from the coding sequence ATGGCTTTTAAACCTGCTAATCACATTCAAGATTTACAGTATTTTGGCGAATTTGGAGGGGTAAATCCTTCCATATCAGACTCATCAACCTATACATTCTTATCGGCAAAATCGATGCTTGATACTTTTGAGGGTAATACAGAGGGTTGTTATTTATATTCCCGACATTCTACACCCTCAAACCTGTATTTAGAAAAGGCTTTAGCAGTTATGGAAAATACAGAAACTGCAAATGTTTCTGCTTCGGGTATGGGGGCTATAACTCAGGTTTTATTGCAGTGTTGCGCTGCTGGCGATCATATTGTTTCAAGTAGAACAATTTATGGTGGTACCTATGCTTTTTTAAAAAATTTCGCACCCCGTTTTAGAGTTGAAACCAGCTTTGTGGATATTACAAAATTAGAGGCTGTTGAAGCTGCTATTACAAAAAACACGAAGATTTTGTATTGCGAATCGGTTAGCAATCCACTCTTGGAGGTTGCAGATATTACAGCCTTGTCGAAACTGGCCAAAAAACACCATTTAAAATTGGTCGTTGATAATACGTTTTCGCCGTTATCAATTTCTCCCGCTGTTTTGGGTGCAGATGTGGTTATTCATAGTTTAACGAAGTTTATAAACGGCTCTAGCGATGCTGTTGGAGGTGTGGTTTGTGGCACTCAAGAATTTATCGACGATTTACGAAATATAAACCATGGCGCTGCTATGCTTTTAGGTTCTACATTGGATAGTTTTCGCGCTGCCTCGATTTTAAAAAATCTTAGAACGTTACATATTAGAATGCAGCAACACAGTTTTAATGCTGCTTTTTTAGCTGAAAAATTTGAAGCCGATGGCTTAAAAACGGTGTATCCTGGTTTACAATCTCATCCTTCGCATCAATTGTTTAAATCGCTTATGAATACAAAATATGGTTTTGGTGGTATGCTAACTATTGATGTGGGAACCCAAGAGAAAGCTAATGCGCTTATGGAGTTAATGCAAAAGCGAAACATTGGGTATTTGGCCGTAAGTCTCGGTTTTTATAAAACTTTATTTTCTGCATCAGGAAGCTCTACGTCTTCAGAAATACCAGACGACGAGCAAGAGGAAATGGGTTTAAGTCCGGGGTTAATTCGTTTTTCTATTGGCTTGGATGCCGATATTGAACGTACCTATAAAATGATGAAGACCTGTATGCTCGAGTTATCTATTATACAAGCGTAA
- a CDS encoding Lrp/AsnC family transcriptional regulator, with product MTFDDIDKKILFYLQEDSKQTNKALSNKLNLSVTAVYERIKKLEKEGCIDKYVALVNKQKIDRNFLVFCHVRLEKHSQDYVISFEKEVKLLPEVLECHHISGDYDYLLKVLVKDMAAFREFMVKKLTTINHIGSTHSMFVINEVKHSTALNF from the coding sequence ATGACCTTTGATGATATCGATAAAAAAATACTATTTTACTTACAAGAAGATAGTAAACAGACTAATAAAGCCCTTTCCAATAAATTAAACTTATCGGTTACGGCGGTTTACGAACGCATTAAAAAGCTTGAAAAAGAAGGCTGTATAGACAAGTATGTTGCTCTAGTAAATAAACAAAAAATTGATAGAAATTTTCTTGTGTTTTGTCATGTAAGACTAGAAAAACATAGTCAAGACTACGTGATAAGTTTTGAAAAAGAAGTTAAGCTTTTACCCGAAGTTTTAGAGTGCCATCATATAAGTGGCGACTACGACTATTTACTAAAAGTACTCGTTAAAGACATGGCGGCTTTTAGAGAGTTTATGGTAAAAAAGTTAACAACCATTAATCACATTGGCAGTACACACAGTATGTTTGTTATAAACGAAGTAAAACACAGTACAGCTCTTAATTTTTAA
- a CDS encoding EF-hand domain-containing protein encodes MSTKDEILKKVQILITHHFKTPEDAFRFFDENGDGKLSKKEVKNLLKEAEINGFIRGLVSSKLIEGYDKDNDGYINWEEFKAAISEIKN; translated from the coding sequence ATGTCAACAAAAGACGAAATTCTAAAAAAAGTACAAATCCTTATTACACATCATTTTAAAACACCAGAAGATGCTTTTCGTTTTTTCGATGAGAATGGAGATGGAAAATTGTCGAAAAAAGAGGTGAAAAATCTACTTAAAGAAGCTGAAATTAATGGTTTTATTCGAGGATTAGTATCGTCTAAACTTATTGAAGGTTACGATAAAGATAACGATGGTTATATAAACTGGGAGGAGTTTAAAGCTGCCATTAGCGAGATTAAAAATTAA